In the Betaproteobacteria bacterium genome, CCGTCTGCAACCAGCATCACCCATGGCGCCACGCCGGCGGCATCACGAATCGCCTCCGGCGCCAGAGACAGTGCATTGGCAATTCGCGCGACTTCGATATCGACCGACACCGTCATATCCTGCCGCAGGTAGTCCGGCGGCGCAGGCACGTTGAGTTTTACCGCCACCGAACCGCGCGTCGCATCGACACCGGGATTGATGTAGACGAGTTCGACCGGAAAACGTTTGCCCGGATAGGCATCGGCCGAGCCAATTGCACGCTGCCCGAGCGACAGGTAACGCAGGTTCTTTTCGTCGATTTGTACGATCAGCTGTGTCGGTCCGGCCGGGGACAGTACCATTAGAACTTTGCCGGGCTGGACAACATCGCCTCGCTCAACATTGCGCGAAATAAGCGTTCCGCCGATAGGAGCCTTGATGAGCGTGTGACCGAGCTTCGCCTGCGCAGCGGCAAGCGTCGCGCGTGCCTGCTGCAGGTTTGTCTGGGCAATCGCGTAATCGGTGCCGGCAGGTCGATTCGACTTCACCTGAAGTTGCGCGGTTTCCACCTGGCTTTGTGCGACCTGCAAATTACGTTCTGCATCGTCGAGTTGCGATTTTCCGATGAAGCCTTTCCCCGCCAGGTCTTTGGTCCGCTCATATTGTTTCTGCGTATTGGCGAGCGTCGCCTTTGCCTGTGCGAGCGTCTGTTCGGCAATCGGCGTGGTCAGTTCGCGTATCTGCCGCAGGCGGGCGGCGGCCTGATTGACGGCGGCCTTCGCCTGATCAACCGCTGCGGCTTCGTCACTGTTTTCAAGCAGGATCAGCGATTGGCCGGCCCTCACCACTTGGCCTTCGGCCACCGGTACGCCAGTCACCTCACCGGTGATCTGGCTACCGATGTCGATCCGTGATGGGCTCTCCACGTGACCACTTGCAACCACCGTTTGAGTGAGTTCGCTGCGCAGTACCGGAAATGCCGGCAGGCTGGGACCCAGTATTTTCGGTATCAGCCAATAGCCTGCTGCTGCCAGCAACACTATCGCGCCAAGCGCCGGCCAGCGCCATTGGACAAGCTTCAACCGGAATTCATTGGAGTTCATCGTGTACTACTCCTTCTTTGTCCGATGACCCATTCACGTTCCACTGGGACAATTCCGGAAAACTCGCGGAATGCGCAATCCGCCGATGTGCGGAAAGCGCATCAGCCAAAATTATTGGCCCCTGAATGAAATAGTACGGCCACGCGAAGTGGGCGAGTTTGATGCGCATCAAAATGACCGGCAATCGACCAAAACTTATCTTGTGCGCATCAGAACAGCAAACGCCAAATCAAACTTGCAATGATCGCGATTGCCGCGCGCCTACCAGCGGGCATGACGGATGCACAGACCGGACAGTTGCCGGGACTTGACGGACGGGCTAGAACGCCTGACGAACAATTGCCCGGCTTGAAGTCACGCCATTGAGCGTGTAATTCATGGTGCCGGCGCTCGCGCCGCTGAAGGCGAAGGTGATTGAACCCACCGAGCTCGCCGCATTGGTGCCATTCCAAATGGCAGTAAGGGGTTCTCCTCCGGTCACCTGGTACAAGGCACCCGAGCAACCGGCGCCCGAGACCGGGCAATTCGGTACGACGTACCAGACCGGCTTGCCGGTCGCGTCGTAGACATACCAGGCGGCGAAGATGATGCCGTACTGCTGGGTCAGCGATATGCCCCAGCCGTCTTCGCCCGGATTCCACCACAGGTCGGTGTAGTCGATGGCCGGCGCGGTTGTGCCGGTTGCCAGCGGCTGCAAGGTGATGGACTTCGATCCGGCGACATTGTTGATGGTGAAATTGAAGTTACCCGCGGTGGCGCTGGCAAACGTCAATGTACCCGTTCCCACCTGCGCCACCGCCTTGCCTGCGGCGCTCCATGCCACTGCGGGCGAGGTGCCTCCGGTCACCTGGTAGATGGCGCCGCTGCAAGTGCCGTTGGTGACCGGACAATTGGGAATCACGTACCAGGTAGGCTGGCCGGCGGCATCGTAGGTGTATAGGGCCGCGAAAATGATATTGCCATGCTGTGTGACACTCATCCCCCAGCCGGATTCGTTGGCGTTCCACCACAGGCCTTGGTAGCTATTGGGCACTGCCGTTGCGGTGCTGACAAAGACGAGATTCTTCTTTTCGATCGTGTTGTTTGTGACTGTGCCGACAATCGGCATGGAGTCGAACGGGCTGCCGGCATTGGCAAGCGGCAGCAGTGCGATCGCATCGGCGACAGCCATGCTGCCAGGTGTCACCTGACCAAAAACGGTGAACCCGCCGTTCTGTGCATCGAGATTCGCGGCGTTATCGCCCAGATTGATGAACCATTGCGAAGTTGCGCTGTTTGGATCGCTGCCCAGCTTGGCCATCGCGATCGTTCCCCGCACATTGGATCGGCCGGCGCTGAACTCATTGGCGACTGGTGCGTTCTCCCGCACGCCGACAACCGTCGCGCTTGCGTCATCCCAGACAAATCCCCCGCCCTGGATGACGAAACCGGGCACGCTGCGATGGATGATGGAGTTCCGGTATGCACCGCTGTTCACATACGTCAGGAAGTTCGCTACCGTGCGCGGGGCGGCGGTGTCATACAAAAGGATATCAATGGCGCCCAGCGACGTCTGCATTCTCACCGTCGTGGCTTCGCCGACGGCCGGCAAGGCAAGGATGAAGATCATTGCCAGAATGCGAAAGGTTTTTCGTTTGAGCTGATTCAAAGACATTTTTCCCTCGATAGATCTGCTTGCGTAAGGTCCGGCGATGCGGTATGCCGGGTGGCGCACATTGTATTACGGCAGCCGCACTGCGCGGCGGATTGATGGTCTGTTGGTCTACGAATGGCCGGTTCGCTCGATGGTAGTGACGAGGGTGGCAACGCCATTCGACCGCGAGTTGAAGACCCGCAGGTCTTCAGCGTGATGAAGCAGGCAGCGGAAAAGGTGCCGGAAATGGCGCCAGGGCAGGCGCGAGCGGGGCAGGCTTCGGCGAAAGCGCACCGGCTACATGTCCGAAATCAAATCCTGCCACAGCTTGCGCCGCCGCCGACCCCAACTTGCCATATAGCTCAAGAATGTTGGCCTTGTCGTTCGGGTAAACGCGGTTCGACAGAAATACGAAAAAAGTCTTTGAGAAAGGATCAATCCACAGGATGCAACCGGTGAATCCGGTATGCCCATAGCTGCCGATTGGAAACACGCTGCCGCGCGGTCGGGAGTAAGGCGAATCGATGTCCCAACCCGCGCTGCGGCGCCACTCGCTGCCCGATGGTGATTGCACACTGCTCATCAGGCGAACACTCTCACGACTCAGTACCCGCACGCCATCAAGTTCGCCTTCGTTCAGCATCATTCTGGCAAAGCGCGCGAGATCGGACGCCGTGGTGAATACGCCGGCGGATCCGCCCACGCCACCCAAGAATCGCACAGTGGGATCGTGCACCACGCCTTGCAGGACCTGGCCATCATGCAAATCGCGATGCAACGACTGTGCGAGCGGGTCGGCCATTCGTTGCGTGGGTGCGATGCGCGCCGTGGCCATTCTTTCCAATGGCAAATAACCCGTGTCGCGCATGCGCAACGGACCATAAAGGCGTTTTGCGGCGAATTCGTTTAGCGGCAGGCCACTCACGCGCTGCACCAACATGCCCAGCAGGGTGAAATTAATGTCCGAATAGCGGAACAGGCTGCCGGGAGGATGCGTGACAGCCTGCGAACACGCCAGATTGAATGCGGCCATTTCGCCCCGCCATGACGGTATGGCCGGCAGACCCGCTGCGAGGCCCGAAGTATGAGTCAGGAGGTGACGCACGCTGATGGCGTCCTTGCCGCCACGGGAACATTCTGGGAAATACTGGATAAGCGGCGTATCGAGCGCGACTTTTCCCTCCTCGATCAGCAGCATGATGGACGGAGCGGTTGCGATCACCTTGGTCAGCGACGCCGCGTCGAAAACGGTATTCAGGTTTGTCACGTTGGCATCGGCTTCAAATGTTTGGCGGCCGAAGGCTTTCTGGTATGAGACGCCATTGCGTTCCAGCCAGAACACCGCACCGGGCATCTGGCGGCGGGCGATAAAGGATTCGACCGCAATGTCGATCTCCGCATATCGGCTGGCATCCAGCGGGGAAGGCGAGGGCGTAGGCAAGTGAGTACATCCTGTCAGCAGGTTAATCGCAAACAGAACAGCGGTTGTGGCGCGCGTGCTGGCGCGCATTCCGGACATTAAAGAAAAATGGGGAAACATCACCGGATAATAAGGCAAGCCACGCCCGAATACCGCCGATCAGAATCCGGATCCAGGTTGCTTCAGGAATTCGCTTTCCTCCGCAGTGCTCCTGCGTGACAACGCTTCATTGCGGTGGGGGAAACGTCCGAATCGGCGAATGATGACAAGGTGTTTTTCAGCCCACACATGCAAGTCCCGGGTCTCGCGAAATCCGGACAGCTCTTTCATCAGCCGCAGGCAAAGTTCCTGGTCGGGCAAGTGTTCGCTGTGCTCAAACGGTAGATAGATAAACAATCGCTCGACCGGTCGCAGTGTGCGGTCATATTCCTTTGCCAGTGCGTAGCGGGCGGCCTTGCGGGCCATCGCGTCAGCTTCAAAGGCGCGGCGTGTGCCGCGGAACATGTTGCGCGGGAATTGATCGAGCGTGACGATCAGGGCGAGACACGCGAGCGGTTGGTCTTTCCAGTGGGGAAACTCACCCGCCACCGCCTGCTCGTAGACGGCCAGAAAACGCGTACGAATTTCCTCGTCGAACGCGGCGTCTTTCTTGAACCATTGTTCGCGACTCTGACCGCGAATTCTGCCGTCACCAAACCAGAAAGTGAGAATATCCTGTGCAACGGCGTCCAGCGTGGGTGCGGTGATCATACCGCCATCATAAGCGACCCGGCCCGCGCAGACGCGGAATTCCTGCTTTATGATGCGGGTTCACGCCAAAACACAAGGAGCAAACATGATCGGCTACGTGACACTGGGAACAAACGACCTGGCGCGGGGTGCCAAGTTCTACGATGAGCTGCTGGCGGTCATTGGCGCCAAGCGTTTTATGGAATCAGACCGCTTCATTGCGTGGTCGGTCAGCCCGACCACGCCTAGCCTGGGCTTGATCAAGCCGTATGACGGAAAACCTGCCACGGTCGGTAATGGCGTGATGGTCGCGCTGGTGGTCGACAGCAAGGAAAAAGTCGACGCGCTTTACAAAAAGGCCATGGCCCTCGGCGCCAAGGATGAAGGCGCACCCGGTCCGCGTTTCGATGGATTCTATGCCGCGTATTTTCGCGATCTGGATGGCAACAAGCTGAATTTCTTTTTTATGGGGTGAACGCGGGGTTTCGAGGAGCAAACAGTTTTGCTCCTCGCCGCGTGAACCGGCAGCCCTCCGGGGTGCCGTGGGGCCTAGCAACACCGTGGTAACAAAAGACTTCTGAACGCCTGCACTTTCCTGTTCCCATCCTCAGCAAATTCTCAACACGCCTCGCCATGCAAGATTCCTTCGATCCCTTCAAACCCAGTGCGAGCGGCTTCTACAATCCGGCTGTCGCAAAACTTTTCTTTGAATCCTCGGGGAAGAGTGAGGAATTTGCAGCCGGCACGACGCTATTTGTCGAAAACGAAAAATCCAGCCGCCAAGGGTTGTTCACCAAGCCAATCGGCCAGGCACTCGCGACCCCGATCGACGGCGCGCTGTTCGCGAAGCCAAACATTCATCGCATGTACTTCCTGACGGACGGCGAGGTCGCTCTTACCACCAATGGCAAACCGTTGGTGACGATCTGGCCGGGCGACATATTTGGCGAAATGGCCGTGATTAGTGAGATCCCCAGCCTGTCGGTTTCGAGCGCGCGCAGCGCAACGGCAACGGCAAGCACGGACTGCCGTGCGTGGTCGCTGGATGGCAAGGAAGCCGAAGCCGGCCTCGCGAAGACACCAGAATTCGCTCTGATGCTGATGAGCGTGATGTTCGAACGCCTGCGTTTCCTCGCCACGCGCCTGGCCGCGCGCAGCGATACCAGTGGACACCGCAGCAATCGCAGCGAGCCGGTATTCGATGGCGCGATGCTTTCACAACTCGAACAGAAGCTGGAACGGGCCACCGTGGTGCGGTTCAACCAGGGCGCCAAAATCATGATTGAAGGTCGGCCGGGCACCAGCATGTACGTCGTGCTTGAGGGCGATGTCGCCGTCGCTATTGGTATACGCATCGTCGAGAAGCTGTCGGCCGGCGGTGTATTTGGTGAGATGGCACTTGTCGATCAGTCACCTCGTGTCGCCACCGCTGTCGCGCGCACCGATTGTGCGCTGCTGTCGATCAACCGCGCCGCGTTGATCGCACTGGTGCGATCGGACCCAGCCATCGGCATGGCGATGATGCGCGCTGTGGCGGCGCGAATTCGATACATGAATTCACTTTTCGTCTGAGTCCGCCAAGCTGCAAGTGCTTTCCGCAATCAATGCGGAACCGATCGACTGTAATATTCCGTGGCAATCACAATCAATCAGGGAGCTCAAATGAAACGCGTACTTATTGCAGTATTTGCCCTCATCATATCCGGCGTCCATGCCCAAGACCTCACGGGCACGCTGAAGAAAATCAAGGAAAGCAACACCATCGCACTCGGCACCCGCGATACCTCCCTGCCATTTTCGTATCTCGACGACAAGCAGCAACCGATCGGCTACTCGATTGACCTCTGCAACAAGATTGTTGACGCGATCAAGTCCGAACTGAATCTCCCCAATCTTCAGGTCAAGCTGATCCCGGTCATCTCGCAGACCCGTGTTCCGCTGGTGTCCAACGGCACCGTCGACCTTGAGTGCGGATCGACCACCAATACCTTGACGCGTCAGAAGCAGGTCGAGTTTTCGCACATCACGTTTGTCGGTGGCACGCGATTGCTGGTGAAAGCCAACTCCGGCATCAAGGAAGTGGAAGACCTGAAGGGAAAAACCATCTCGGTTTCGCAGGGCACCACCAACGAGCGCATCATCAAATCCATCAGCGAGCAGAAGCAGCTTGGCATCAAGATCCTGAATGTGAAGGATCACGGCGAAGGATTCATCGCTCTCGAGACTGGACGCGTGCAGGCAAACGTGAGTGACGACATACAGCTACTGGCGCTGGCGGCGAATGCGAAGCGTCCGCAGGATTTCGCCGTGGTCGGCCGCCAGCTATCGTATGAGCCTTTCGGCCTCATGTTCCGCCGCGGCGATGCGGATTTCAAATTGATGGTGAACAAAACGCTATCCGGCTTGTTCCGTTCCGGCGAAATCGAAAAAATCTACAACAAGTGGTTTACGCCTTTGGGTGCGCCAATCAGCGAGACGCTGCGTACTGCGTTTGCGATACAGGCGCTGCCGGAATAACCGCATAGAAAGGCGAAACCCAAGCGCTGGCGCGCCTTCTGGCGGCAAAATGCCGTGAACACCGCGCCAGTGCTTGAGTTTGCATCTGCGACTAATCGGCCATGGCCGGCTTTGCCATCCGCGCGCGTTCCGCACCATTACCTTCCGCCTCATTGACTTCCGCTTTATCGCCTTCCATCACCATCGGCCCGCTCCCCGACCAGCGATCGAGATAGAGGTAGATAACCGGCGTGATGAAGAGCGTGATGACTTGCGAAAACAGTAGTCCGCCGACCACGGCAAGACCCAATGGCTGCCGCAACTCCGCCCCGGCGCCCAGCCCGAAAGCGATCGGCATGGCGCCCATAAGTGCTGCGAGAGTCGTCATCATGATCGGCCGGAATCGCAGCAGGCACGCGGTGCGTATCGCCATTTGCGGTGACATGCCTTTGGTACGTTGTGCATCGATGGCGAAGTCGATCATCATGATGGCGTTCTTCTTGACGATGCCGATCAACATGACGATTCCGACGGTAGCGATGATCGACAGATCCATATTGAAGAACCACAGCGTGATCAGCGCACCGACCGCCGCGGAAGGCAAGCCCGCCAGAATGGTCAGCGGATGAATGTAGCTCTCGTAGAGCACCCCGAGCAGCACATAGATCACCAGCAGCGCGGAGATGATCAGCACCACCTGCCCACCTTGGGACGACTGGAAAGCGGCAGCATCGCCACCCCATGATGTGAGAATGCTCGCGGGCATTTTCAGCTGGTCGCGATACTGCAATATCTTCTTTGACGCATCGCCCAACGCCACACCCGGCGCCAGGTTGAATGACACCGTCAGCGCCTCCAGTTGCCCGGCGTGATTGATGGCGGTCGCGCCGGTTTCGCGTCGCACCGTTCCCAGCGCTGAAAGCGGAATCAGTTTGCCGCTCTTGGCGCGCACGAAAATCTTGCTGAAGGCGCTTTCGTCGGCGCGATCTTCGGCGCCCACTTGCATGATCACCTGAAAACTGTCGACCGACGTGAAGATGGTCGCGATCTGCCGCTCGCCGAATGCCGAATACATGGCGCTGCGAATATCCTGAATGTTCACGCCCATGGCGTTGGCGCGGTCGCGGTCGATGTCGAACCGTGCCTGCAAGCCTTTCAACTGCGCGTCGCTGGTGACATCGCGGAACAGCGGATCCGTGCGCATGAGGTTGATCATGCCGTCGGCGGCACTGCGCAGCGCGGCATTGTCGACGCTCTTCAAAGAGTACTGGTATCGCGCCTTGCTGGGGCGGCCGCCCAATCGCAGATTCTGCAATGGATTGGGAAATACATTGACGCCCGCAATCGCACGTGTCTCGCGCCGCAGCGATTCAACGACCTTTGACATGGACGGTCGCTGGCCGCGCGGTTTGAGTGTCACAAAGATGCGTCCGGAATTTCCGTCGAACGCATTGACGATCACGGTATCGGTGGCAGGATTGGCGCGAATGACCTCGCCGGTTCGTTGTAACAATTCACTCATTGCCGGGAAAGAAATATCTTCCACCGCCTCGACCGTGATGAGCATTTGACCGATATCCTCTTCCGGAAAAAAACCCTTCGGCAATAGATAGAACAGAAAGCCGGTCGCCACAAAGGTGGCGAGGGCAACACCCAGCACGACGCGCCTGCGCGCCAGCGCCGCGTCCAGCGTGCGCTCGTAGCGCCCGAGAACCCATTTGAAGACTCGCTCGAACCAGGCGGTCCAGCGTTCCGCGACATTCGCACCCGCACTGGCGTCATGCAGTTTCAGGAAGCGGCTCGCCAACATCGGGATCAGCGTCAGCGAGACCATGGCGGACACCATCACGGCAACACCGACGACCACGGCGAACTCGTGAAATAAAAGTCCGATCACGCCCGGCATGAAGAAGATCGGGATGAACACTGCCACCAGCGAGATCGAAATCGAGACGATGGTAAAGGTCATTTCGCGCGAGCCCTGCAGGGCGGCCTGCATCGGCTCCATGCCTTCTTCCATATGGCGGACGATATTTTCCAGCACCACGATGGCATCGTCCACCACCAGGCCGACGGCGAGCGTGATGGCCAGCAGTGAAATGTTATCGAGGCTGTAGCCAAGCCAGTAGACGACGGCCAGCGTGCCGAACAGGGAAATCGGCAATGACAGCGCCGGAATGATGGTGGCCATGACGTGCCGCAGGAAGAGGAAGATCACCAGTACCACCAGTGCCACGGTCAGGCCCAGGGTCAGTTTCACATCGTGGATCGCGTCGCGGATCGACTGCGAGCGGTCATTGCGCAATTTCACTTCCACCGAAGATGGCAATTGCTCGACCAGTCGCGGCAGCATCGCCTTGATGGTATCAACCGTCGCCACCGTGTTGGCATCCGGCTGGCGGCGTATAGACATGGTGATCGCGCGCTCGCCGTTGGCCCAACTCGCCGTCTTGACGGATTCCACACTGTCTTCCACTTGTGCAATATCGCCGAGCCGCACCGGACCGGCCGCGGTGGTGGCGATGATCAGATTGGAAAATTCGGCTGCACGCGTGAGTTGGCGATTGGCGGTGATGACGAGCGTCTGGCGCGCGCCTTCGAGCGTGCCCACCGGTGTATTGGCGTTCGCCGCGCGCACGGCGGCGGATACATCGTCCAGCGTCAGGCCGCGCGCGGCGGTTGCTTCCGGATCGACGCGCATGCGGATCGCGAATTTCTTCTGGCCATTGATGTCCACTTGCGCGACACCTGGCAGCGTAGATAACGACGGCAGGATCAGGTTTTCGGCATAGCTGTTCAATTCCGACAGCGGCATCGATGGCGAAATCAGGGTGAGAAACAGAACGGGCGAATCCGCGGGGTTGACCTTGCGATACGATGGCAGCGTGGTCATTTCAATCGGCAGCGCCCGCTGTGCGCGCAGCAGCGCGGCCTGCACGTCCACTGACGCGGCATCGATATTGCGGCCCTGATCGAACTCCAGCGTAATTTGGGTATTGCCAAGGCTACTGGTCGAACTCATGGTGTTCACGCCAGCGATGGTCGAGAACTGGCGTTCGAGTGGTGTGGCCACCGAAGAGGCCATTGTCTCCGGACTGGCGCCGGGTAAAACCGCCGACACCTGAATGGTCGGCGTGTCGTATTGAGGCAATGCGGCGATGGGAATGTTGTTGTAAGCGAGTACGCCCGCGACAATCACTGCCGCATTGAGCAGCACCGTCATGATCGGACGGCGAATGCAGAGTTCGGAGATATTCATGGGGGCCTCCTCGTCATTTCTTGACAGGCTTGGCGAGGTCTGTCCCGGTGGGCACGCCGTCTGTGTTACCACCCGCAGTATCTTTTGCGGTGGGTCTGCCGGTTCCAGCCGATGCGGCTTCGACAATGGTGCTGTCCTTGCGCACGTTCTGCGCACCTTCCACCACCACGCGGACGCCGGCACTGATACCGTTGGCGCCCTTGATGGCCGCGAGCCCGGACTGGATCAATTCGACCTCGACCGGCGTCATGATTGCCTTGTTGCCCTCGCCGACGATATAGACGAACTTGCGTTCCGGGCCCGATTGCACCGCCTGAACCGGCACGACCAACGCGCCGGGCAGCGTGCGCGCGGTGAGCGAGACATTCACAAAACTCCCCGGCCACAGCAATCGCTCGCCGTTGGCAAACGCCGCTTTCATGGCGATGGTACCGCTGGCGCTGTCCACCGTGCTCTCAATGAACGTGAGCTTGCCGGAAAGTGTCTGTTTTTGCGGCGTGGTCAGTTCGATGGTGACCGCCAACGGACCCTTGGCCATTGCGCGCTGTACATACGAAAGCTCGCGTTCCGGCAACGCGAACGACACGCCGATCGGATCGATCTGGCTGACGGTCACCAGCGCCTGTGTATTGGGCTGAACCAGACTGCCGACGCGAACTGAAATGGCGCCGGTGCGGCCCGCGAATGGTGCGCGGATTTGCGTTAGCGTACGCGCGACGCGGCTTGCTTCCGCGGCGGCTTCGTCGACCGCCAGTTGCCCTTTCAACACATCGGCCTGGTTGATGGCGGTATCGAGCGCGGATTGGGAAATGAACTTTTGCAGAAACAGTTCTCGCTGACGCACCAGATTGCGCTCGGTATTGGCCAGGTCGCTCCTGGTCTTGATGACCTGTGCCTCAGCCTTGCGAAGATTGGCTTCTTCGGTACGCGCATCAAGGACAAATAGCAGGTCACCTTTGTTGACGGCTTGGCCCTCCGTGAAGTGAATTGACTGGATGGTGCTGGATACCTGGGCGCGGATGTCGACTGCCTGCAAGGCCACCACCGAGCCATTGGCGATGACCGTGACGGGTAGATCCTGCTGTTTCACCCGCGCCGTGGTCACCGAGACCGGCGGGCTCGCCGTGCGTCCGGCCGTCGTCGCCGCATCGGCGCGGCTGCTTAACCACCACCATGTGGCCGCAACGAGCAAAATGACGACCGTACCAAGGACAAACGCCCAACGGAAAGAAAGAAAACCAGGGTTACGTGAGGTACGTGAGGGAACGGCAGTCATGGCAAATCCAAAAGGTGGTGGCGCCGGGCATACATTGCCCGGTGAAGTATCGTTATTCTGCGGGAAAGTGCGCTTGCTTGCGATGACTAGCTACAAGCAAACGCGAGAATGACTGCGAATGACGCCGCCGGAATGGCAAGTGCTTTGGCATAATGGCTTATCTTTGGTTCACCAGCCGTCAACGATTCCCGCCTCCTTCAAGCATGCAAGACGATTTCGATTTCACCAAGCCCCCGTCCGCGGGGCCTGCCGCGCCGGCGGTTGCCCCAGCACGCTTCAATCCTGCGGTCAGCAAATTCTACGATGCAATCGTCGCCGCCAGACTTTTCCGGACATCGGGAAAATACGAACAATTTCCGGCTGGAACCACACTGTTCACGGAAAAAGAACGAGCGGGGCGGAAAGGGTTATTTGGCAAGCGTGTGGTACCCCGTATGTACCTGGTCGTCAGTGGCGACGTGACGTTGAGCGCCAACGGAAAATTGCTGGACATAATCAAGACGGGCGGAATTTTCGGCGAGATGGCGGTGATCGACGATTCACCAGCCGGCAGCACCCGCAGCGCGACCGCCACCACCAAGTCCGAATGCCACGCGTTTTCGCTGGATGCCGCGGAACTGCAGGCGGCGCTGCAATCCACCCCTGAATTCGCTTTGATGCTGATGAGCGTGATGTTTGACCGCCTGCGTTTCCTCGCGGCGCGGTTGACGGTGCGCAAAATTGCCCCGGGGGCACATACCGGGCGCGAAGGCGCCACATTTACAACGGAACTTTTGTCCCGGTTGAACGGTGCACTGCCGCACGCCACGACGGTTCGATTCGACGCCGGCAAGGCCATCATGCGTGAAGGTGAGCCCGGTGTATGCATGTACGTGGTCATGCAAGGCAAAGTGGGAATATTCATACGCGACAATGAAGTTGAGACGGTCATTGCCGGCGGAACCTTTGGTGAGATGGCACTGGTGGATCAATCCCCGCGCACCGCCAGCGCCATCTCCCAAACTGAGTGCGTGCTACTGTCGGTGAACCGCAATACA is a window encoding:
- a CDS encoding efflux RND transporter permease subunit, producing MNISELCIRRPIMTVLLNAAVIVAGVLAYNNIPIAALPQYDTPTIQVSAVLPGASPETMASSVATPLERQFSTIAGVNTMSSTSSLGNTQITLEFDQGRNIDAASVDVQAALLRAQRALPIEMTTLPSYRKVNPADSPVLFLTLISPSMPLSELNSYAENLILPSLSTLPGVAQVDINGQKKFAIRMRVDPEATAARGLTLDDVSAAVRAANANTPVGTLEGARQTLVITANRQLTRAAEFSNLIIATTAAGPVRLGDIAQVEDSVESVKTASWANGERAITMSIRRQPDANTVATVDTIKAMLPRLVEQLPSSVEVKLRNDRSQSIRDAIHDVKLTLGLTVALVVLVIFLFLRHVMATIIPALSLPISLFGTLAVVYWLGYSLDNISLLAITLAVGLVVDDAIVVLENIVRHMEEGMEPMQAALQGSREMTFTIVSISISLVAVFIPIFFMPGVIGLLFHEFAVVVGVAVMVSAMVSLTLIPMLASRFLKLHDASAGANVAERWTAWFERVFKWVLGRYERTLDAALARRRVVLGVALATFVATGFLFYLLPKGFFPEEDIGQMLITVEAVEDISFPAMSELLQRTGEVIRANPATDTVIVNAFDGNSGRIFVTLKPRGQRPSMSKVVESLRRETRAIAGVNVFPNPLQNLRLGGRPSKARYQYSLKSVDNAALRSAADGMINLMRTDPLFRDVTSDAQLKGLQARFDIDRDRANAMGVNIQDIRSAMYSAFGERQIATIFTSVDSFQVIMQVGAEDRADESAFSKIFVRAKSGKLIPLSALGTVRRETGATAINHAGQLEALTVSFNLAPGVALGDASKKILQYRDQLKMPASILTSWGGDAAAFQSSQGGQVVLIISALLVIYVLLGVLYESYIHPLTILAGLPSAAVGALITLWFFNMDLSIIATVGIVMLIGIVKKNAIMMIDFAIDAQRTKGMSPQMAIRTACLLRFRPIMMTTLAALMGAMPIAFGLGAGAELRQPLGLAVVGGLLFSQVITLFITPVIYLYLDRWSGSGPMVMEGDKAEVNEAEGNGAERARMAKPAMAD
- a CDS encoding efflux RND transporter periplasmic adaptor subunit, translating into MTAVPSRTSRNPGFLSFRWAFVLGTVVILLVAATWWWLSSRADAATTAGRTASPPVSVTTARVKQQDLPVTVIANGSVVALQAVDIRAQVSSTIQSIHFTEGQAVNKGDLLFVLDARTEEANLRKAEAQVIKTRSDLANTERNLVRQRELFLQKFISQSALDTAINQADVLKGQLAVDEAAAEASRVARTLTQIRAPFAGRTGAISVRVGSLVQPNTQALVTVSQIDPIGVSFALPERELSYVQRAMAKGPLAVTIELTTPQKQTLSGKLTFIESTVDSASGTIAMKAAFANGERLLWPGSFVNVSLTARTLPGALVVPVQAVQSGPERKFVYIVGEGNKAIMTPVEVELIQSGLAAIKGANGISAGVRVVVEGAQNVRKDSTIVEAASAGTGRPTAKDTAGGNTDGVPTGTDLAKPVKK
- a CDS encoding cyclic nucleotide-binding domain-containing protein, yielding MQDDFDFTKPPSAGPAAPAVAPARFNPAVSKFYDAIVAARLFRTSGKYEQFPAGTTLFTEKERAGRKGLFGKRVVPRMYLVVSGDVTLSANGKLLDIIKTGGIFGEMAVIDDSPAGSTRSATATTKSECHAFSLDAAELQAALQSTPEFALMLMSVMFDRLRFLAARLTVRKIAPGAHTGREGATFTTELLSRLNGALPHATTVRFDAGKAIMREGEPGVCMYVVMQGKVGIFIRDNEVETVIAGGTFGEMALVDQSPRTASAISQTECVLLSVNRNTLLELVKLQPEIGMIMLRSVADRLRHMNSLLA